The Naumovozyma castellii chromosome 4, complete genome genome contains a region encoding:
- the NCAS0D00110 gene encoding uncharacterized protein, producing MASAFLGQTKKNRIYNWAKFHSLKPHSLPFPSHQTTIRKSTTTMFYISDNVSVVDGFVVLTIERRVLLSARLSRSSTPRASCSCWRSAPSWPTTPWWTWTSTTPPSRLRPLSPVPTLPALLRLHHLQELFYTTQTASASSTARPQTDTDAAPRSTPSSPWSTRTSPPSTSISGTRPTPRSTCSPTSRSTGTLCTPRTRPSSNR from the coding sequence ATGGCGTCCGCTTTTCTGGGACAAACGAAGAAaaacagaatatataaCTGGGCCAAATTTCATTCCCTTAAACCACACTCTCTCCCCTTCCCATCCCACCAAACAACCATTCGCaaatccaccaccaccatgTTTTACATTTCAGATAACGTCAGCGTTGTCGATGGATTTGTCGTGTTAACTATTGAAAGGAGGGTGCTTCTGTCCGCAAGGTTGTCAAGAAGTTCCACCCCAAGAGCAAGCTGTTCCTGCTGGAGGAGCGCACCAAGCTGGCCAACTACGCCCTGGTGGACCTGGACGAGTACCACACCGCCTTCCCGGCTCCGACCCTTGTCCCCCGTCCCCACGCTCCCAGCTCTTCTCCGTCTGCACCACCTCCAAGAGCTCTTCTACACCACCCAGACGGCTTCCGCATCGTCAACAGCAAGACCCCAGACAGACACAGACGCTGCTCCCAGGAGTACACCGTCATCCCCGTGGTCTACAAGGACAAGCCCACCAAGTACCTCTATCTCAGGGACGAGACCCACTCCACGCAGTACCTGCTCGCCGACGTCACGGTCGACAGGGACATTGTGCACTCCAAGGACTCGTCCTTCTTCGAACAGGTAG